In the genome of Methanophagales archaeon, one region contains:
- a CDS encoding protein translocase subunit SecF, whose product MIGERQFEKVDITRYEVKKLVLIPLILLLASFVILGYTQVSVGSPVRLGMDFIGGTMVKISTDKSADELRAEFADLPLVLVAKTGIGNEKRLEFDISSESQEYHRLLDRLEMQYGGRYEIKTISAVFGKQYQRQALFALITAFLLMAIVVFVVFRIFVPSFAVVLSAFSDITIAIACMDIIGMKLSLGTVAALLMLIGYSVDSDILLTTNLLRKKGELFDNIRSAMKTGLMMTSTTIVAIFAMFIVSFLIDITILKDISIVLLFGLVMDLMNTWLLNAGILRWYIERRESKRKRYIKQKQSKGGKKRAKSS is encoded by the coding sequence ATGATAGGAGAGCGTCAGTTTGAGAAGGTGGATATAACGAGGTACGAAGTGAAGAAACTGGTTCTTATACCCTTAATCCTGCTACTCGCCTCTTTTGTAATTCTTGGATATACACAGGTGAGTGTGGGTTCACCGGTGCGTCTGGGAATGGACTTCATCGGTGGTACGATGGTGAAGATATCAACGGACAAGAGCGCGGATGAGCTGAGAGCGGAATTTGCAGATTTGCCACTGGTTCTGGTGGCTAAGACGGGGATAGGCAATGAGAAAAGGTTGGAATTTGATATATCCAGTGAATCACAGGAGTATCATAGGTTGCTCGACAGGTTAGAGATGCAATACGGGGGCAGATATGAGATAAAGACCATAAGTGCGGTATTTGGTAAACAATACCAGCGTCAGGCATTGTTTGCACTGATAACTGCCTTCTTGTTGATGGCTATTGTGGTATTTGTGGTGTTTCGAATCTTTGTTCCCTCTTTTGCCGTCGTCCTCTCTGCCTTCTCGGATATTACTATCGCCATCGCCTGCATGGACATAATAGGCATGAAGCTATCGCTTGGGACAGTAGCGGCATTACTCATGCTTATAGGCTATTCTGTGGACTCCGATATCTTACTCACTACCAATCTGCTCCGTAAGAAGGGCGAATTGTTTGATAATATCAGAAGTGCGATGAAGACGGGTCTAATGATGACCTCAACGACCATCGTTGCAATCTTTGCGATGTTCATTGTATCCTTTTTGATTGATATTACCATATTGAAGGATATATCAATCGTGCTCCTGTTCGGGCTTGTTATGGACCTGATGAACACCTGGCTGCTAAATGCAGGTATATTGCGGTGGTACATAGAGAGGAGGGAGTCGAAGAGGAAGAGGTACATAAAGCAGAAGCAGAGCAAGGGTGGGAAGAAGCGAGCGAAGTCATCATAG